A stretch of Prunus dulcis chromosome 6, ALMONDv2, whole genome shotgun sequence DNA encodes these proteins:
- the LOC117632613 gene encoding BAG family molecular chaperone regulator 4 — translation MVKKNPNLNPKVPVPVQNDEIDWEMRPGGMLVQRREDGDDASAASASASSRGPMIKIDVVHGPAHQAQYELFVPSHSTFGDVKIHLAQKAGLEPSAQKLFFRGKEKEDEEQLHIAGVKDNAKVLLMEDRKPEEKKVEELRESNAGEVGDNSNADEIGVNSSDMSKAFQAIAEVRAEVDKLSDRVAALEVAVGGGTKVSDKEFATSTELLMRQLLKLDGIKADGEAKMQRKAEVRRIQHFVDALDTLKVRNSNPFNNSSNAASVTTKWETFDSGVGCLNAPTPMPSSTEVNQDWEHFD, via the exons ATGGTGAAAAAGAACCCGAACCTGAACCCGAAAGTGCCAGTACCCGTTCAGAACGACGAGATCGACTGGGAGATGAGGCCAGGTGGCATGCTTGTCCAGAGGCGAGAAGACGGCGATGACGCCTCTGCTGCTTCTGCTTCCGCCTCCTCCCGTGGGCCCATGATCAAGATCGACGTCGTCCACGGCCCAGCCCACCAGGCCCAATACGAGCTCTTTGTTCCTTCTCACTCCACTTTCG GGGATGTGAAGATACATCTTGCACAGAAGGCTGGTTTGGAGCCAAGTGCTCAGAAGCTCTTTTTCAGGGGGAAAGAGAAGGAGGATGAGGAGCAGTTGCACATTGCGGGTGTGAAGGATAATGCCAAGGTTCTGCTTATGGAGGACCGGAAACCCGAAGAGAAGAAGGTTGAAGAGTTGAGGGAAAGCAACGCTGGAGAGGTTGGAGACAATAGCAATGCTGATGAGATTGGAGTCAATAGCAGTGACATGTCAAAAGCTTTTCAAGCGATTGCTGAAGTCAGAGCTGAGGTCGACAAGCTCTCGGATAGG GTTGCTGCTTTGGAAGTGGCTGTTGGTGGGGGCACCAAGGTTTCCGATAAAGAATTTGCCACATCAACAGAGCTGCTTATGAGGCAGTTGCTGAAATTGGACGGCATTAAAGCAGATGGGGAAGCAAAAATGCAACGGAAGGCAGAG GTACGACGCATCCAGCACTTTGTGGATGCACTGGACACTCTGAAGGTGAGGAACAGCAATCCATTCAACAACAGCAGCAATGCTGCCTCAGTAACAACCAAATGGGAGACCTTTGACTCTGGAGTGGGATGCCTGAATGCCCCAACCCCAATGCCATCTTCAACAGAAGTAAATCAGGACTGGGAACACTTTGATTAG